One window of the Chitinophaga niabensis genome contains the following:
- a CDS encoding O-methyltransferase: MSVQHQIALARKYIRYRFTAGNRHGLHSPFAYALLDEVLYDRKPRPEYAPIEALRQQLLQSEEVLEVTDLGAGSLMGATNTRKVRDIVRHAAKPPKFGQLFHRLVKRFNAATVLELGTSMGLSTAYMAAAGANVHTIEGCPNIAARAAKNFEVLGLRNIQQHIGNFDAVLPRLLNEIPAPDLIYIDGNHREDPTVQYYLECIKKVKPTAVLIFDDVHWTDGMERAWETIKAHPATTLSIDLFFIGLIFLRKEFKVKQHFTLKF; this comes from the coding sequence TTGAGTGTACAGCACCAGATCGCGTTAGCCAGGAAATATATCCGGTACCGTTTTACAGCAGGTAACCGCCATGGCCTGCATTCTCCGTTCGCCTATGCGTTACTGGATGAAGTGCTTTATGACCGCAAGCCCCGCCCGGAATATGCTCCCATAGAAGCCCTGCGGCAGCAATTACTGCAAAGTGAAGAAGTACTGGAAGTAACAGACCTGGGAGCAGGATCTTTAATGGGGGCCACCAATACCCGCAAAGTGCGTGATATTGTACGCCATGCGGCCAAACCTCCCAAATTCGGGCAATTGTTCCACCGTTTGGTGAAACGTTTTAATGCAGCCACCGTGCTGGAACTGGGCACTTCTATGGGCCTTTCCACTGCTTATATGGCTGCTGCCGGTGCAAACGTGCATACCATTGAAGGCTGCCCCAATATTGCTGCCCGCGCTGCTAAGAACTTCGAGGTCTTAGGGCTGCGGAACATTCAGCAGCATATCGGGAATTTTGATGCCGTATTACCCCGCCTGCTCAACGAAATTCCTGCACCGGACTTAATATATATTGACGGTAATCACCGGGAAGACCCTACCGTTCAATATTACCTGGAGTGTATTAAAAAAGTAAAACCCACTGCCGTGCTGATCTTTGATGATGTGCACTGGACGGATGGAATGGAGCGCGCATGGGAAACTATTAAAGCGCATCCTGCTACTACTTTATCTATTGATCTCTTCTTTATCGGGCTTATCTTCCTGCGGAAAGAATTTAAGGTAAAGCAGCACTTCACGCTTAAGTTTTAA
- a CDS encoding FecR family protein: protein MNDTRLFVLLGKKLNKEATEAELSELEELIRQDAIQPYTLELLQEIWMKKAAEDEQHLEERWERTAQRLNTYTEEPRRRFLPGRLAVAAALTGAIVFAAWFGYRHYNNNTLQASIQPEQDSVITVMNGERKRFVLPDGTQVNLNSGSQLRFHKGFGQQDREIWLNGEAFFDVSKDAAHPFHVYTDRMTVKVLGTSFNVKSYNTLENIETTVISGKVEVSLKESKEKKVILLPNEKISLKNNIFTKDKADQPISDLQYEVHTVKAANNETIPEEAVWVKEKLAFTDESFDMVALKMERWHNVKFHFANDKLKDLRLNGDFDNVSIEETMHILQMMVHFKYEMTGNNIYIR from the coding sequence ATGAATGATACCAGACTTTTTGTTTTACTGGGTAAAAAGCTGAATAAAGAAGCCACGGAAGCAGAGCTTTCTGAACTGGAAGAACTGATCCGGCAGGATGCCATTCAGCCATATACTTTGGAATTGCTGCAGGAGATATGGATGAAAAAAGCCGCAGAGGATGAGCAGCACCTGGAGGAACGCTGGGAGCGTACAGCCCAAAGACTAAATACATATACAGAGGAACCACGAAGAAGGTTCCTTCCAGGCAGGCTGGCAGTTGCTGCCGCTTTAACTGGTGCAATTGTATTTGCCGCATGGTTCGGCTACCGGCATTATAATAACAATACCCTGCAGGCATCTATCCAGCCGGAGCAGGATTCCGTTATCACCGTAATGAACGGAGAACGGAAACGTTTTGTATTGCCGGATGGCACACAGGTGAACCTGAACAGTGGCAGCCAACTAAGGTTCCATAAGGGTTTTGGCCAGCAGGACCGGGAAATATGGCTCAACGGAGAAGCCTTCTTTGATGTATCTAAAGATGCCGCACACCCTTTCCATGTGTATACGGACCGTATGACGGTAAAGGTATTGGGTACCTCTTTCAATGTAAAATCCTATAACACTTTAGAAAATATTGAAACCACGGTTATATCAGGCAAAGTAGAAGTAAGCCTGAAAGAAAGTAAAGAAAAGAAAGTGATCCTTTTACCCAACGAAAAGATATCGCTGAAGAATAACATATTCACCAAAGACAAAGCAGATCAACCAATATCAGATCTTCAATACGAAGTACATACCGTAAAGGCCGCCAACAATGAAACCATACCGGAAGAAGCAGTATGGGTAAAGGAAAAACTAGCCTTTACAGATGAATCGTTCGACATGGTTGCATTAAAAATGGAGAGATGGCATAATGTTAAATTTCATTTCGCCAACGACAAGCTGAAAGACCTGCGCCTGAACGGCGACTTCGACAACGTAAGCATAGAAGAAACAATGCACATCCTGCAAATGATGGTGCACTTTAAATATGAAATGACAGGGAACAATATATATATCAGGTAA
- a CDS encoding RagB/SusD family nutrient uptake outer membrane protein yields the protein MKTIQYISYLFLFILFSACGKVVDKVDNLGNYPAAGTFDDPLTSGAFLSNLYGSTLTSGWPTGMAGIADEGGGIIGDGWVTTDNSTMKFWPYATIRKINILLKELPAGKVAADVKNPMIGQAKFLRAFLYFKMVYYHGGVPIIEVPQELTDDLKVSRNSTSECFNFILKDLDEAAALVPKKYTGNDRGRIDQAVVLAFKGRVLLYKASPQFNPVNPYDNANWATAYTANKAAKDFLDANGYGLLEDFSKVFETKGHKENILSVIYVNPAKTNGRGEDGVRPLSESKNATGLDQPTWGMAEAFPMKDGKKPGDPTSAYTYNAQTFWLNRDLRFDATVVWNGGIYELSGIKGRRQYTMSGIAKSMDAFGFIIQGENHYRTGLYTRKGIMEELPSTQVTLNDVDWPEIRYAEVLFNYAETANETGKPAEALQVLKDIRKRAGIEAGGDGMYGLKAGMTRAEMRQAILDEKRVEFMFEGQRFWDLRRHRMLNVLNGMRKYGVMATKVNGLTYDQVTPVEIGKANRFELLPQDFTYEVVELITNGPKQMVMPDKYYFFPIQLSNINQNPNLKQNKDWGGDFDPTLH from the coding sequence ATGAAAACGATTCAATATATCAGTTACCTGTTTTTATTTATCCTGTTTTCCGCCTGCGGAAAAGTAGTGGATAAAGTAGATAACCTGGGCAACTATCCGGCAGCGGGAACATTTGATGATCCACTCACCTCCGGTGCTTTCCTCAGCAACCTTTACGGCAGTACACTCACTTCCGGATGGCCCACAGGCATGGCAGGCATCGCCGATGAAGGCGGAGGCATCATTGGCGATGGATGGGTGACCACAGATAATAGCACGATGAAATTCTGGCCATATGCTACCATCAGGAAAATAAACATCCTGCTGAAAGAATTACCTGCCGGGAAAGTGGCTGCCGATGTGAAAAATCCCATGATAGGACAGGCTAAATTTTTACGGGCTTTCCTGTATTTCAAAATGGTATACTATCATGGCGGTGTTCCTATTATCGAAGTGCCGCAGGAGTTGACCGATGATCTGAAAGTATCAAGGAATTCGACCAGCGAGTGTTTTAATTTTATTCTGAAAGACCTTGACGAAGCTGCTGCTTTAGTGCCTAAGAAATATACAGGCAACGATCGTGGGCGTATAGATCAGGCCGTTGTGTTAGCCTTCAAAGGAAGGGTATTATTATATAAGGCCTCTCCGCAGTTTAATCCTGTCAATCCATATGATAATGCTAACTGGGCAACTGCTTACACTGCCAACAAAGCAGCTAAAGATTTCCTGGATGCAAATGGTTATGGCCTGCTGGAAGATTTTTCCAAAGTTTTTGAAACCAAAGGGCATAAGGAAAACATCCTTTCCGTTATATATGTGAATCCGGCAAAAACAAATGGCCGCGGGGAAGATGGTGTCCGCCCTTTATCAGAATCAAAAAATGCAACAGGTCTTGATCAGCCAACCTGGGGTATGGCAGAGGCTTTCCCTATGAAAGATGGTAAAAAGCCCGGTGACCCTACTTCCGCCTATACATATAATGCACAAACATTCTGGCTCAACAGGGATCTCCGTTTTGATGCAACAGTGGTGTGGAACGGCGGTATATATGAACTGAGCGGTATCAAAGGCCGCCGCCAATACACCATGTCTGGCATTGCCAAATCAATGGATGCTTTTGGTTTTATTATCCAGGGAGAAAATCACTACCGTACCGGTTTATATACACGCAAAGGAATAATGGAAGAGTTACCTTCCACCCAGGTAACATTGAATGATGTAGACTGGCCGGAGATCAGGTATGCAGAAGTTTTATTCAACTATGCAGAAACCGCCAACGAAACAGGCAAACCTGCCGAAGCATTACAGGTGTTAAAAGACATCCGCAAACGCGCAGGTATTGAAGCCGGTGGTGACGGCATGTATGGCCTTAAAGCCGGTATGACGCGTGCTGAAATGCGCCAGGCTATCCTCGATGAAAAGCGTGTGGAGTTTATGTTTGAGGGCCAACGATTCTGGGACCTGCGCCGCCACCGCATGCTGAATGTATTAAATGGTATGCGCAAATACGGTGTGATGGCAACTAAAGTAAATGGCCTCACTTATGACCAGGTAACACCTGTTGAAATAGGAAAAGCCAACAGGTTTGAATTGCTGCCACAGGATTTCACATATGAAGTAGTGGAACTGATCACCAATGGTCCTAAACAAATGGTGATGCCGGATAAATATTACTTCTTCCCTATTCAGCTAAGCAATATCAATCAGAATCCGAACCTTAAACAGAATAAAGACTGGGGCGGAGATTTTGATCCTACATTACACTAA
- a CDS encoding DUF4142 domain-containing protein, with protein sequence MKQIKQLAAFFLPLAIGGMLACNSGTRTTTDDTSTVGNQDITAVDTGMTKGMAQDVNKDKFSDDSLRDDASFVTRAAEDGLYEVKLSTDAQAKTANAGVKKLAAHMQKAHEKANKELATLAATKSITIPTVLPQGKTDDINRLLEKSGNDFDKALVEELSDKHEKAIRLFEDASKDVKDPELKAWFAKTLPELRNHLDMVKKEQSKLK encoded by the coding sequence ATGAAACAGATAAAACAACTGGCAGCATTCTTTTTACCTTTAGCAATTGGTGGTATGCTGGCCTGTAACAGTGGCACCAGAACAACTACGGATGATACTTCTACGGTAGGTAATCAGGATATTACAGCAGTAGATACCGGTATGACGAAGGGCATGGCCCAGGACGTGAACAAGGATAAATTCTCCGACGATTCATTACGTGATGATGCAAGCTTTGTAACAAGAGCGGCAGAGGATGGCTTATACGAAGTAAAACTGAGTACAGATGCGCAGGCTAAAACAGCCAATGCGGGTGTAAAGAAACTGGCAGCTCACATGCAGAAAGCACATGAGAAAGCAAACAAGGAACTGGCAACATTAGCAGCTACAAAAAGCATTACCATTCCTACTGTTCTTCCACAAGGGAAAACAGATGATATTAACAGGTTACTGGAAAAGAGTGGTAATGATTTCGACAAAGCATTGGTAGAAGAGTTATCAGACAAACACGAAAAAGCCATCAGGTTGTTTGAAGATGCATCAAAAGATGTAAAAGATCCGGAATTAAAAGCCTGGTTCGCCAAAACATTACCTGAATTGAGGAATCATCTTGATATGGTGAAGAAGGAACAAAGTAAATTAAAATAA
- a CDS encoding RNA polymerase sigma-70 factor, producing MNDKEIQALQEQVALSDDQQAFKILFKHYYTTLFQFAVSIVKVREVAEEIVEDVFIKVWDKRRNLTEIANLRLYLYVAVKHHCLNHVTRRGNTTELDPDQLDVVCAELVPNPEDLMVASELLQRVNRSIHELPPKCRIVYKLVKENGLSYKEAGEILNISPRTVENHIAAAIKKIASVLDADFPLPRKSFTLPGVKN from the coding sequence ATGAATGATAAAGAGATACAGGCTTTACAGGAACAAGTAGCTCTTTCTGATGACCAGCAAGCATTCAAGATCTTATTCAAGCACTATTACACTACTCTTTTCCAGTTCGCCGTTTCCATTGTAAAAGTCAGGGAAGTGGCAGAAGAAATAGTAGAGGACGTTTTTATCAAGGTCTGGGATAAGCGCAGGAATCTAACTGAAATAGCCAACCTTCGTTTGTATTTGTATGTTGCCGTAAAGCATCATTGTTTAAATCATGTAACAAGGCGGGGTAACACAACTGAGCTTGATCCTGATCAGCTGGATGTGGTATGCGCAGAACTGGTTCCCAATCCTGAAGACCTTATGGTAGCCTCTGAATTGCTGCAGCGTGTGAACAGGTCTATTCATGAACTCCCCCCTAAATGCCGTATTGTATATAAGCTGGTAAAAGAGAACGGCCTCTCCTATAAAGAAGCAGGAGAAATACTCAACATATCTCCCCGTACTGTTGAGAACCACATTGCCGCTGCCATAAAAAAAATAGCATCTGTTCTGGATGCGGATTTCCCCCTCCCCCGCAAATCCTTTACCCTGCCGGGTGTAAAGAATTAA
- a CDS encoding SusC/RagA family TonB-linked outer membrane protein, which yields MKIAFLFIVIPFLHVSAMGYGQNKFSLKLEQVDAAKVLHNIQQKSDYRFFFLQDDIKKLGKIDIDVTDATVQEILQKVLGNVLAYKILNRNLVVISPNASALADKIEVHGRIQDETGTPLIGVTVKVKGQSIGVVTKTDGSFSLAVDDKAVLEISFMGFQSMEIPVNGKSELGNIVLKASTEGLNEVVVVGYGTQRKVNLTGAIGTVKPGEIGNIPASNLSNLLAGRAAGVTVVGSTGLAGASSSIRMRGSFSEPLYVINGIIKGKADFDALDANEVESINFLKDAASASVYGSKAGNGVVLVVTKKGLVQKPSFDYKGSYSFSNPTKPVQSFTATEELTFVNNMSVTQGQPKPYGQEIFDYFKDKSYAVNDYIWQKPTVQQHNLSVRGGTETISYYLSLGYHDEKGSYKNLDFDRYNFRSDITARISKRLQVSVNLSGNQRNYHRWYWPYDGAEDFNVGDFYRATFNWTRLYPFYVDAKGNPSTNTNDLPVIPGAWHPVELMINSGGYRDIKKRTLDGIVRLDLDLADLVDGLSTSFQAHYNGYDQNMKSFVVHNKAYIFQSGSPTNKFVPGPIDPTKINLHNLSATYPNIQQDVQFYNAYQINLNLKYEKTFGKHAVSALAVYEQGKDNGTYLTGRADQLLTTEIDQIYNASADAARRWFTGNEGASARASVIGRANYAYNDKYIAEFSFRYDGNYKFAPGKRWGFFPSISAAWRISEENFLKANTPWLSNLKLRSSYGTAGNDEDINALPIGAFQWSQTYAKSTGFVFGTALNDGIAPGVMPNPDITWSTSKMFDIGLEYGFLDNRLTGEIDFFIRKQSDILATRLGSTPSTLGASLPAVNYAARSWKGFEFSAGWSDQIGELKYSLYGNIGYAKDKWDVIDEAQALRDGTYKNNWRSKLGQPENRVYGLISKGILRSQADVDKLPAGFTQYGRIPKPGYLLFEDIRGTNYSEGPDGKIDDNDMTYLSTNGSPRMNYGVGFRLEWKGIGLNAHFQGVGAYDRMISTRSGGGVFQVDRPYFELWASDYWTPENPNAKYPRVSGEFQVADVGGGASSFWLRNGAYLRLKNLDLTYTLPKKWLSRIGVNSVQLFTNATNLFYISGLKEHDPEQLTLDSYPLMKAFTGGAYINF from the coding sequence ATGAAAATAGCTTTTCTATTCATCGTCATACCTTTTTTACATGTATCCGCCATGGGGTATGGGCAGAACAAGTTCTCCCTGAAGCTGGAACAGGTGGATGCGGCAAAGGTGCTGCACAATATCCAGCAGAAAAGCGACTACCGCTTCTTCTTTCTGCAGGACGACATCAAAAAGCTGGGAAAGATAGACATTGATGTAACAGATGCCACCGTGCAGGAGATCCTGCAAAAGGTACTGGGCAATGTGCTTGCCTATAAGATCCTGAACAGGAACCTGGTAGTGATCTCCCCCAATGCCTCTGCCCTGGCGGACAAGATAGAGGTGCACGGCAGGATACAGGATGAAACCGGCACTCCGCTTATTGGCGTTACCGTAAAGGTGAAAGGCCAGAGCATAGGCGTAGTGACCAAAACGGATGGCTCCTTCTCCCTGGCGGTGGACGACAAAGCAGTCCTGGAGATCAGCTTTATGGGCTTCCAATCAATGGAAATACCTGTAAATGGAAAAAGCGAGCTGGGCAATATTGTATTAAAAGCCTCTACCGAAGGCCTGAATGAAGTGGTGGTGGTAGGGTATGGCACACAAAGAAAGGTGAACCTTACCGGTGCTATTGGCACTGTTAAACCTGGAGAGATCGGCAATATTCCTGCTTCCAACCTGTCCAATCTATTAGCCGGCCGTGCTGCAGGTGTTACTGTTGTAGGCAGTACAGGCCTTGCAGGGGCTTCCTCCTCTATCCGTATGAGAGGCAGTTTTTCAGAACCTTTATATGTGATCAATGGCATCATCAAAGGGAAAGCTGATTTCGATGCTCTGGATGCAAACGAGGTGGAAAGCATCAACTTCCTGAAAGATGCCGCCAGCGCATCTGTATATGGTTCTAAAGCAGGCAATGGGGTAGTATTGGTAGTGACCAAAAAAGGCCTCGTTCAAAAACCTTCTTTCGATTACAAAGGCTCCTATTCATTTTCCAACCCCACCAAACCGGTACAGAGTTTTACCGCTACCGAAGAACTTACATTCGTGAACAACATGTCCGTTACGCAAGGGCAACCCAAACCCTATGGCCAGGAGATCTTCGATTATTTTAAAGACAAGAGCTACGCCGTTAACGACTATATCTGGCAAAAACCAACTGTACAGCAGCATAACCTTTCTGTAAGAGGTGGTACTGAAACTATCTCTTATTATTTATCACTCGGCTATCACGATGAAAAAGGTTCTTACAAGAACCTCGATTTTGACCGCTATAATTTCCGCTCAGATATAACCGCCAGGATCTCCAAACGGCTGCAGGTAAGTGTAAACCTCAGTGGTAACCAAAGAAATTATCACCGCTGGTACTGGCCATATGATGGCGCAGAGGATTTCAACGTAGGCGATTTTTACAGGGCTACATTTAACTGGACGCGTTTATATCCTTTCTATGTAGATGCAAAGGGAAATCCGTCCACCAATACGAACGACCTCCCTGTTATTCCCGGTGCATGGCACCCGGTAGAACTGATGATCAATAGTGGCGGCTACCGCGATATCAAAAAACGCACACTGGATGGTATCGTTCGCCTGGACCTTGACCTGGCTGATCTTGTGGATGGATTGAGCACCAGCTTCCAGGCGCATTATAATGGGTATGATCAGAATATGAAGTCTTTTGTTGTACATAACAAAGCCTATATATTCCAATCCGGCAGCCCTACCAATAAATTTGTTCCGGGGCCTATTGACCCTACCAAGATCAATCTCCATAACCTCAGTGCAACCTATCCTAATATTCAGCAGGATGTACAATTCTACAATGCCTACCAGATCAATCTGAACCTCAAATACGAAAAAACTTTCGGGAAACATGCTGTTTCTGCACTGGCGGTGTATGAACAGGGTAAGGATAATGGAACTTATCTTACCGGACGTGCCGATCAGTTGCTGACCACCGAAATTGACCAGATCTACAATGCTTCTGCAGACGCTGCCAGGAGATGGTTCACCGGTAATGAGGGCGCTTCGGCCAGGGCTTCTGTGATAGGTCGTGCTAACTATGCCTATAACGATAAATACATTGCAGAATTCTCCTTCCGGTATGATGGTAACTACAAATTTGCACCGGGTAAAAGATGGGGTTTCTTCCCTTCCATATCTGCCGCATGGCGCATATCCGAAGAAAACTTCCTGAAGGCCAATACACCCTGGCTCAGCAATCTGAAACTGAGAAGTTCCTATGGTACAGCCGGTAATGATGAAGATATAAACGCGCTTCCAATAGGTGCTTTCCAATGGAGCCAGACTTATGCTAAAAGCACCGGCTTCGTTTTTGGGACAGCTTTGAACGATGGTATTGCTCCCGGTGTGATGCCTAATCCCGATATCACCTGGTCCACTTCAAAAATGTTTGATATTGGATTAGAGTATGGATTCCTGGATAACAGGCTTACTGGTGAAATAGATTTCTTCATCCGGAAACAATCAGACATCCTTGCCACAAGGCTTGGCTCTACTCCTTCCACGCTTGGAGCATCCTTACCCGCGGTAAATTATGCAGCGCGTTCCTGGAAAGGATTTGAATTCTCTGCCGGATGGTCAGACCAGATCGGCGAACTGAAATATTCTCTATATGGCAACATTGGCTATGCTAAAGATAAATGGGATGTGATAGATGAAGCCCAGGCATTGCGTGACGGCACCTATAAAAATAACTGGAGAAGTAAGCTGGGGCAGCCGGAGAACAGGGTTTACGGCCTCATTTCAAAAGGTATCCTCAGATCACAGGCAGATGTTGATAAACTTCCTGCCGGCTTTACGCAATATGGCCGCATTCCTAAACCTGGTTATTTATTGTTCGAAGACATCCGCGGCACTAATTACTCAGAAGGCCCTGATGGCAAAATTGATGATAACGACATGACATATCTGTCTACCAACGGCTCTCCAAGAATGAACTATGGTGTTGGTTTCAGATTGGAATGGAAAGGCATTGGATTAAATGCACACTTCCAGGGTGTGGGTGCATACGACAGAATGATCAGTACCCGTAGTGGTGGTGGTGTGTTCCAGGTAGACAGACCTTACTTCGAATTATGGGCCAGCGATTACTGGACACCTGAAAACCCCAATGCTAAATATCCCCGGGTTTCCGGAGAGTTCCAGGTGGCAGATGTGGGCGGTGGTGCTTCTTCCTTCTGGTTAAGGAATGGTGCATACTTACGCCTGAAGAACCTGGACCTTACGTATACGCTTCCTAAAAAATGGCTAAGCAGGATCGGCGTGAACAGTGTACAGTTATTTACAAACGCAACCAACCTGTTCTATATATCAGGACTGAAAGAACATGATCCGGAACAACTGACACTGGATTCTTATCCACTGATGAAAGCCTTTACCGGCGGGGCGTATATTAACTTCTAA
- a CDS encoding alpha/beta hydrolase-fold protein gives MKYALFFLLSVLSIAGYGQDFKAHTFIRGNDTLPYRLLLPKDYKPGTEYPLIVVMHGAGERGNDNISQLKHGSKLFLNDSLRTAYPAIVIFPQCAKNTSWAVMEFNKDSVGWAGVKFNADIKPTIPSGLLHQLLDSLLASGSVDYRRLYVGGLSMGGMGTFDILARYPTRFAAAFPICGAGNEAYASRFTHSTALWIFHGADDNVVPVRFSRSYHDSLRVAGASVKYTEYPGVGHNSWDNAFAEPYLLAWLFSNKRK, from the coding sequence ATGAAATACGCGCTCTTTTTCCTTTTATCAGTTTTATCCATTGCAGGATACGGACAGGATTTTAAGGCCCATACGTTTATACGCGGTAATGATACTTTGCCTTACCGGCTGTTGTTACCAAAGGATTATAAACCCGGTACTGAATATCCCCTGATAGTGGTGATGCATGGTGCCGGCGAAAGAGGGAATGATAATATCTCCCAGCTTAAACATGGCAGTAAATTGTTCCTCAACGATTCACTGCGTACAGCATATCCTGCCATTGTGATCTTTCCACAGTGTGCAAAGAATACCAGCTGGGCAGTGATGGAATTTAATAAAGACAGTGTTGGCTGGGCCGGCGTGAAATTCAATGCGGATATCAAACCTACCATACCCAGCGGCCTGCTGCACCAGTTGCTGGATAGTCTGCTGGCTTCCGGCAGCGTGGATTACAGGCGTTTGTATGTAGGAGGATTATCTATGGGTGGTATGGGTACATTTGATATACTGGCCCGTTATCCCACCCGCTTTGCTGCAGCATTCCCGATCTGTGGAGCAGGTAATGAAGCATATGCTTCCCGGTTTACACATAGTACCGCATTATGGATCTTTCATGGTGCGGACGATAATGTAGTGCCCGTTAGATTCTCCCGCAGTTATCACGATAGCCTGAGAGTGGCAGGTGCCAGCGTAAAGTATACAGAGTATCCCGGTGTGGGACATAATAGCTGGGATAATGCTTTTGCGGAACCGTACCTTCTGGCGTGGTTGTTTTCAAATAAAAGGAAATAA